A region of Bacteroidota bacterium DNA encodes the following proteins:
- a CDS encoding ribonuclease HI family protein translates to MTLIAHTDGASRGNPGESGIGVILRDEQGAVVYSGSGYIGRTTNNVAEYRALLACLKKAIALRPGKLIVHSDSELMVRQMRGEYRVRDKNLQRHFMEAKMLLSSAPFAFEIVHVERERNRDADLLANAGIDSRQALEV, encoded by the coding sequence ATGACGCTGATCGCACACACCGACGGCGCCTCGCGCGGCAACCCCGGCGAGAGCGGCATCGGGGTGATCCTGAGGGACGAACAGGGAGCCGTCGTCTACTCGGGTTCCGGGTACATCGGCAGGACCACGAATAATGTCGCCGAATACCGGGCGCTTCTCGCCTGCCTGAAAAAAGCAATCGCGCTCCGCCCGGGCAAGCTCATCGTCCATTCCGACAGCGAGCTCATGGTTCGCCAGATGCGCGGCGAGTACCGGGTGAGGGACAAGAATCTGCAGCGCCATTTTATGGAAGCCAAAATGCTTCTCTCCTCCGCCCCGTTCGCGTTCGAGATCGTCCACGTCGAACGGGAGCGAAACCGCGACGCCGACCTCCTGGCGAACGCGGGAATCGACAGCAGGCAGGCGCTCGAAGTTTAA
- a CDS encoding response regulator, with the protein MEKNSINVLIVDDDAEYAGLLQHNLRAFQGTKFEISIAENGEGVDAALAKNPNIDVILMDYYLRDGNGLEISRRISESANPIPIILLTSSKEFRIAIEAMKYGVEEYILKEEAVDTVLPRTITNVVDRVRIKRRIQVAEHESMIAEKRAEAIRELVVTMCHEFNNPLAAIKISADILARAAVAPKDKKLLEELNSSILLLEKQIITLRDMNIGSPEDRSNA; encoded by the coding sequence ATGGAGAAGAATAGCATCAACGTTTTGATCGTAGACGACGACGCCGAGTACGCCGGGCTCCTGCAGCACAACCTCCGCGCCTTCCAGGGAACAAAGTTTGAGATCTCCATCGCCGAGAACGGGGAAGGCGTGGACGCGGCCCTCGCCAAAAACCCGAATATCGACGTCATTCTGATGGATTATTACCTCCGGGACGGCAACGGGCTTGAAATCAGCCGCCGGATCTCCGAGAGCGCTAATCCCATTCCCATCATTTTGCTTACTTCCAGCAAAGAGTTCCGGATCGCCATCGAAGCGATGAAATACGGCGTGGAGGAGTACATTCTGAAGGAAGAGGCGGTCGATACCGTGCTCCCGCGTACGATCACGAACGTCGTCGACCGGGTCCGGATCAAAAGGCGGATCCAGGTCGCCGAGCACGAATCGATGATCGCGGAGAAGCGGGCCGAAGCGATCCGGGAGCTGGTCGTCACGATGTGCCATGAATTCAACAATCCGCTCGCCGCGATCAAGATCAGCGCCGACATCCTCGCACGCGCTGCGGTCGCTCCCAAGGATAAGAAACTCCTCGAGGAGCTCAACTCGAGCATCCTGCTTCTCGAAAAACAGATCATCACGCTCCGGGATATGAACATCGGCTCCCCGGAAGACCGCTCCAACGCTTGA
- a CDS encoding EutN/CcmL family microcompartment protein, with translation MFFAKVIGTVWATRKDENLKSFKLQFIQPVTARLEKVGDPIVAVDTVGAGVGETVFYITAREATIPLPVEMAPVDASILGIVDRIDVQK, from the coding sequence ATGTTCTTCGCGAAAGTAATCGGCACCGTCTGGGCGACCCGGAAGGACGAGAATCTGAAGAGCTTCAAGCTCCAGTTCATCCAGCCGGTGACCGCCCGCCTTGAGAAGGTGGGAGACCCGATTGTCGCGGTGGATACGGTCGGAGCAGGCGTGGGGGAGACCGTGTTTTACATTACGGCCCGCGAGGCGACGATCCCGCTCCCCGTCGAGATGGCCCCGGTCGATGCGAGCATTCTCGGCATTGTCGACCGGATTGACGTCCAGAAGTAG
- a CDS encoding NlpC/P60 family protein: MRTIVLLLLLVSSFLVAGCSATSPRFTSGGSNISDEESHAKGKSRSRGEDAGRPTSAPSRVAARVQPPAEARENNPGIDRHKVLDDIMDKMGIPYSEGGSDSEGTDCSGFTAAVYREAIGREIPRSCREQYAAGQPVAREKLMFGDLVFFNIEGRPLSHVGIYVGDGLFAHASVSLGITVSLLDAEYYARSYAGARRVVR; the protein is encoded by the coding sequence TTGCGAACAATCGTTCTTCTCCTCCTTCTCGTCTCCTCCTTTCTCGTCGCGGGTTGTTCCGCCACCTCCCCCCGTTTTACGTCCGGCGGCTCCAACATTTCCGACGAAGAGTCTCATGCAAAGGGAAAGAGCAGGAGCCGGGGAGAGGACGCCGGGCGCCCGACCTCGGCCCCTTCGCGCGTGGCGGCGAGGGTCCAGCCACCTGCGGAGGCGCGGGAGAACAATCCCGGCATCGACCGCCACAAAGTCCTCGACGACATCATGGACAAAATGGGAATTCCGTACTCGGAAGGAGGGTCGGACAGCGAGGGGACCGACTGCTCGGGCTTCACGGCGGCCGTGTACCGCGAGGCGATCGGACGGGAAATCCCCCGGTCGTGCCGCGAGCAGTACGCTGCCGGCCAGCCGGTCGCCCGTGAAAAGCTGATGTTCGGGGATCTGGTGTTTTTCAATATCGAAGGGCGCCCCCTCTCACATGTCGGCATTTACGTCGGGGACGGGCTCTTCGCGCACGCGAGCGTGTCGCTCGGCATCACGGTCTCGCTCCTCGACGCGGAGTACTATGCGCGTAGCTACGCCGGCGCGCGCCGGGTCGTCCGCTGA
- the def gene encoding peptide deformylase has protein sequence MPVLPIYTYGTPVLRKKAHPVKELTDGTIRLIMDMFETMHHANGIGLAATQVGAMQRVIVIDLSDMEETRDLKPIVLINPVIVSQEGLWTMEEGCLSIPDVRDEVERSEKVKVRFKNADYRDTELEATGLLGRVILHEIDHLNGVLFLDHLPAAKKKLHNPQLRKIQKGEFEVSYPVVTTAEVAV, from the coding sequence ATGCCCGTTCTCCCCATTTACACATATGGAACCCCCGTCCTCCGCAAAAAGGCGCATCCGGTCAAGGAACTGACCGATGGGACGATACGGCTCATTATGGACATGTTCGAGACGATGCATCATGCGAACGGGATCGGGCTTGCGGCGACCCAGGTCGGGGCCATGCAGCGCGTCATCGTGATCGACCTTTCCGACATGGAGGAGACCAGGGACCTGAAGCCGATCGTTCTCATCAACCCGGTGATCGTTTCCCAGGAAGGCCTCTGGACGATGGAAGAGGGGTGCCTGAGCATTCCCGATGTACGCGACGAGGTGGAGCGCTCCGAAAAGGTCAAGGTCCGGTTCAAGAATGCGGATTATCGCGACACGGAGCTCGAAGCGACGGGGCTTCTGGGAAGGGTCATTCTCCATGAAATCGACCATCTGAACGGCGTCCTGTTTCTCGATCATCTGCCTGCGGCAAAGAAAAAGCTTCACAACCCCCAGTTGCGCAAAATTCAGAAGGGGGAGTTCGAGGTTTCCTACCCGGTCGTCACGACTGCGGAGGTCGCGGTTTAA
- a CDS encoding C4-type zinc ribbon domain-containing protein translates to MEKQLKYLYALQNVDSQLQEVLDLKGDLPGIVADLQARAAEAKAKVKALSDGMKQAKIDRDSADVGIIDCAEKVEKYKGQQLHVKSNKQYDALTKEIEAAEAKAVKLEKEMEFLEGRMQLFKSDLETATAQFEEVNAELTEKQKELREVNKEHEKEELKLQHEREKILARVEDEDVERYERIKKAKGGQAVVAVKRGACGGCYNRVPPQKILEIRQNSKLFQCEHCGRILVSDHIVEMSLSLT, encoded by the coding sequence GTGGAGAAACAACTGAAGTACCTGTACGCTCTTCAAAACGTGGATTCACAGCTCCAGGAAGTCCTCGATCTCAAGGGGGATTTGCCCGGGATCGTGGCCGACCTCCAGGCAAGGGCCGCCGAGGCGAAGGCGAAAGTCAAGGCCCTCTCCGACGGGATGAAGCAGGCGAAAATCGACCGCGACAGCGCGGACGTCGGGATCATCGACTGCGCCGAGAAAGTCGAGAAATACAAAGGGCAGCAGCTCCACGTCAAGTCGAACAAGCAATACGACGCGCTGACGAAAGAAATCGAGGCGGCTGAAGCCAAGGCCGTGAAGCTCGAGAAGGAAATGGAGTTCCTCGAAGGACGGATGCAACTGTTCAAATCGGATCTGGAAACGGCCACGGCCCAGTTCGAGGAAGTGAACGCCGAGCTTACCGAGAAACAGAAGGAACTCCGCGAGGTCAACAAGGAGCACGAGAAGGAAGAGCTGAAGCTGCAGCACGAGCGCGAGAAGATCCTCGCGCGCGTCGAAGACGAGGACGTCGAGCGGTACGAAAGGATCAAGAAAGCGAAAGGCGGCCAGGCGGTCGTCGCGGTCAAACGGGGCGCCTGCGGCGGTTGCTACAACCGCGTCCCGCCGCAAAAGATCCTGGAGATCCGCCAGAACTCCAAACTGTTTCAGTGTGAGCATTGCGGCCGCATACTCGTCTCGGACCACATCGTCGAGATGAGTCTCAGCCTCACATGA
- the recJ gene encoding single-stranded-DNA-specific exonuclease RecJ, whose amino-acid sequence MKREYRWTIASAPESGLAGTLAKEINISEILARVLINRGINTYEKAREFFRPKLTDLHDPYLMDNMEEAVTRVIRAVEKKEKVLVFGDYDVDGTNSAAMLYLYFRKLGLETMFHIPSRINEGYGISAAGIDRGKEFGVTLIVAVDCGITAIQQVEYARSKGIDVIICDHHEPAEAIPDAAAVLDPLKPNCRYPFKYLCGCGVGFKLLQGIARRLNQDESVYEYVDLAAMATTADIVPLVGENRILTKIGLERINASPRPGLRALIDSSGTQHGKITTGQIVFVLAPRINAVGRMGDASRAVELLTREDNESAVMLAQVFEEENRNRRRIDEDTFIKAQELVDSLLDIETDPAIVLHHEDWHPGVIGIVASRLVEKYYRPTIMMTTIDGVARGSARSIVGFDIHQALKRVEDKLIQFGGHKYAAGLAVELDRVDEFRKAFNIAVDELMSEDVKTPELKIDSEMALKELTPRFLRILKEFAPYGPGNMRPIFLARKVEVIGTPRIVGKNHLRFKVRQEGHVLDTIGFGLGSMMDDVRGDGRALDLVFSVDEHEWLAPGSNSGSGSAEVFPQLKLKDLRQHKEEN is encoded by the coding sequence ATGAAAAGAGAATATCGCTGGACCATCGCATCCGCGCCGGAATCCGGCCTCGCCGGGACTCTGGCGAAGGAAATCAACATCTCCGAAATCCTCGCCCGGGTCCTGATCAACCGGGGCATCAACACCTACGAAAAGGCGCGCGAGTTCTTCCGCCCAAAACTGACCGACCTGCATGACCCCTACCTGATGGACAATATGGAGGAGGCCGTCACGCGCGTGATTCGGGCGGTCGAGAAGAAGGAGAAGGTGCTTGTCTTCGGCGATTACGACGTGGACGGCACCAACAGCGCCGCAATGCTCTACCTCTATTTCAGGAAGCTCGGGCTCGAGACGATGTTCCACATCCCGAGCCGCATCAACGAAGGATACGGGATATCGGCCGCGGGGATCGACCGCGGAAAGGAGTTCGGGGTCACGCTCATCGTCGCCGTCGATTGCGGGATCACCGCGATCCAGCAGGTCGAGTATGCGCGCTCCAAGGGGATCGACGTCATCATCTGCGACCACCACGAACCCGCCGAAGCGATTCCGGACGCCGCGGCGGTGCTCGACCCCCTGAAGCCGAACTGCCGTTATCCCTTCAAGTACCTCTGCGGGTGCGGCGTCGGTTTCAAGCTCCTGCAGGGGATCGCCCGGCGCCTCAACCAGGACGAGAGCGTCTACGAGTACGTCGACCTTGCGGCGATGGCCACCACCGCGGATATCGTACCGCTCGTCGGCGAGAACAGGATCCTCACGAAGATCGGGCTGGAACGGATCAACGCCTCCCCCCGGCCCGGGCTGCGCGCGCTCATCGACAGTTCCGGCACGCAGCACGGGAAGATCACCACCGGGCAGATCGTCTTCGTCCTCGCGCCCCGGATCAACGCCGTGGGCAGGATGGGAGACGCCTCCCGGGCCGTGGAACTGCTCACCCGGGAGGATAATGAGTCGGCGGTGATGCTCGCCCAGGTGTTCGAGGAAGAAAACCGGAACCGCCGCCGGATCGACGAGGACACGTTCATCAAGGCGCAGGAGCTCGTCGACTCGCTGCTCGACATCGAGACCGACCCCGCGATCGTGCTCCACCATGAGGACTGGCACCCCGGCGTGATCGGCATCGTGGCATCCCGGCTCGTGGAAAAATACTACCGCCCGACCATCATGATGACAACGATCGACGGCGTCGCTCGCGGTTCCGCGCGGAGCATCGTCGGGTTCGACATCCACCAGGCGCTGAAGAGGGTCGAGGACAAGCTGATCCAGTTCGGCGGGCACAAATATGCGGCCGGCCTTGCGGTCGAGCTCGACAGGGTGGACGAATTCCGGAAGGCGTTTAACATCGCCGTGGACGAACTGATGTCGGAGGACGTCAAGACTCCCGAGCTCAAGATCGACAGCGAGATGGCGTTGAAGGAGCTGACTCCGAGGTTCCTCCGCATCCTGAAGGAATTTGCCCCCTACGGCCCCGGGAACATGCGCCCCATCTTCCTCGCACGGAAAGTCGAAGTGATCGGCACTCCGCGGATCGTCGGGAAGAATCATCTGCGATTCAAAGTACGGCAGGAGGGGCATGTCCTCGACACGATCGGATTCGGGCTTGGCTCCATGATGGACGACGTCCGTGGCGACGGCCGGGCGCTCGACCTGGTCTTCTCCGTCGACGAGCACGAGTGGCTCGCTCCCGGCTCGAACTCGGGTTCGGGAAGCGCCGAAGTGTTCCCGCAATTGAAACTGAAGGATCTCAGGCAACATAAAGAGGAAAACTGA
- a CDS encoding sensor domain-containing diguanylate cyclase — protein sequence MAKNRIHDFVVRLNSSDALLLGVGVAAIVVGVLVDVFIVRLLCLFVVIGSAILLYALLRVRQMNMHLETAGVKSPFHSQSASEGMKKLVFDDLRQSGQTYLVEEVQAEHSGGGSSDIAPEAPGSNPPHVTPFQGYAAEAQEPPSAAREFQISDFFDFDSDIYRGDPEPRTEFNFLLHKVLTVIKEVLFAHSAVFFWANREKGQMVMEARVSDGSNFISSRRFTMGHDLTSKVAESGKPELVTEVNPRSELELLPYYDTPESIKSFVGVPVYFSRKMKEHSVERPVGVIAVDSKASDEFGEETLALLGQFTKLVSALIKSYTDKYDLLLDSELLRSIRRMQERIRKSFSLNIIVQALSDETSKLVSWDSLSVVLYDERKHAWIARKVTNRSLEGSIMLEQAIDFPDSIVGQTIRNNAHAVVDDLENSTSPRYFQGEKAARNGSFISVPISSVNKCYGALNVESKDKYNFSRQDIEMLYRLAENAAFALEILYLQEAINEYVIIDPLTGVYSKKFFLQRLEEELHRADDHAMELSFLFLSLDRTGEIGDRFDQEGTDRVIATLAQAIRASIRPYDIAGRYAADRFGIVLANTASSDAYLWAEKIRKSIAGHVINSDGKSFSVTVSIGVCGALEEMKKEELLGNTAAVLNKATESGGNAVRIF from the coding sequence ATGGCCAAAAACCGGATTCACGATTTCGTCGTTCGGCTCAATTCGAGCGACGCTTTGCTTCTCGGAGTGGGCGTAGCCGCCATTGTGGTCGGCGTCCTCGTGGACGTCTTTATCGTCCGGCTGCTCTGCCTGTTCGTCGTAATCGGCTCGGCGATTCTCCTCTATGCCCTCCTGCGCGTGCGGCAGATGAACATGCACTTGGAGACGGCGGGCGTCAAATCACCATTTCATTCACAATCTGCGAGTGAAGGAATGAAGAAACTTGTCTTCGACGATTTGAGACAATCCGGCCAGACCTACCTGGTGGAGGAGGTTCAGGCGGAGCATTCCGGGGGCGGATCCTCGGATATCGCGCCGGAAGCTCCCGGGAGCAATCCGCCGCACGTCACCCCGTTCCAGGGGTACGCCGCGGAAGCGCAGGAACCCCCTTCGGCAGCGCGCGAATTTCAAATCTCGGACTTTTTCGATTTTGATTCGGATATTTACCGCGGGGACCCCGAGCCGCGCACCGAGTTCAATTTTCTGCTGCACAAGGTTCTTACGGTGATCAAGGAAGTTCTCTTCGCCCACTCGGCTGTGTTCTTCTGGGCCAACCGGGAGAAGGGGCAGATGGTGATGGAGGCCAGGGTAAGCGACGGCTCGAATTTTATCAGCTCGCGAAGGTTCACGATGGGCCACGACCTCACGAGCAAGGTCGCGGAGAGCGGCAAGCCGGAGCTCGTCACCGAGGTGAACCCCCGGTCCGAACTCGAGCTGCTCCCGTATTACGATACGCCCGAATCGATCAAGTCGTTCGTCGGCGTGCCCGTCTATTTTTCGCGCAAGATGAAAGAGCACTCCGTCGAGCGCCCCGTCGGGGTCATCGCGGTCGACAGCAAGGCCTCCGACGAGTTCGGAGAGGAAACGCTTGCCCTGCTCGGACAGTTCACGAAGCTGGTTTCGGCGCTGATCAAGAGCTACACCGACAAGTACGATCTCCTGCTCGACTCCGAGTTGCTCCGCTCGATCCGCCGGATGCAGGAACGGATACGCAAGAGTTTCTCGCTCAATATCATCGTCCAGGCCCTCTCCGACGAGACTTCGAAACTCGTGAGCTGGGACTCGCTTTCGGTGGTCTTGTACGACGAGCGGAAGCACGCCTGGATCGCCAGGAAGGTGACGAACCGGTCCCTGGAAGGAAGCATCATGCTGGAGCAGGCGATCGATTTCCCCGACAGCATCGTGGGCCAGACCATCAGGAACAACGCCCATGCGGTCGTCGACGATCTCGAGAATTCGACCTCCCCGCGGTATTTTCAGGGCGAGAAGGCGGCGAGGAACGGCTCGTTTATCTCGGTTCCGATCAGCTCCGTCAACAAGTGCTACGGCGCGCTCAATGTCGAAAGCAAGGATAAGTATAATTTTTCCCGGCAGGACATCGAGATGCTCTACCGTCTCGCCGAAAATGCCGCGTTCGCCCTGGAGATTCTCTATCTCCAGGAAGCGATCAACGAGTATGTCATCATCGATCCGCTGACGGGTGTGTACTCCAAGAAATTTTTCCTTCAACGCCTGGAGGAGGAGCTCCACCGGGCGGACGACCATGCGATGGAGCTGTCGTTCCTCTTCCTCTCGCTCGACAGGACCGGCGAGATCGGCGACCGGTTCGACCAGGAGGGGACGGACCGCGTGATCGCCACGCTCGCGCAGGCGATCCGGGCGAGCATCCGGCCCTACGACATCGCGGGACGTTACGCCGCGGACCGGTTCGGCATCGTCCTGGCGAATACCGCATCGAGCGACGCGTATCTCTGGGCGGAGAAAATCCGGAAGAGCATCGCCGGGCACGTCATCAACTCGGACGGCAAGAGCTTTTCGGTCACGGTGAGCATCGGAGTATGCGGAGCCCTCGAAGAAATGAAAAAGGAAGAGTTGCTCGGAAACACCGCCGCCGTGCTGAACAAGGCGACGGAGTCGGGCGGCAACGCGGTGCGAATTTTTTAA
- a CDS encoding EutN/CcmL family microcompartment protein, which yields MFLGKVVGTVWATRKDEELVGLKFQIVKHIGLDYALKDTFVVAVDTVQAGTGDVVLVCSGSSARQTAQTKNKPVDAVIMAVVDKLDIPD from the coding sequence ATGTTTCTCGGTAAGGTTGTCGGAACGGTCTGGGCTACGAGAAAAGACGAAGAACTCGTCGGCCTGAAATTCCAGATCGTGAAACACATCGGGTTGGATTACGCGTTGAAGGATACCTTCGTCGTCGCAGTCGATACAGTGCAGGCGGGAACGGGCGACGTCGTGCTCGTCTGCAGCGGCAGCTCGGCCCGTCAAACGGCTCAAACGAAGAACAAGCCGGTCGACGCGGTGATCATGGCGGTCGTCGATAAACTCGACATCCCCGACTGA
- the fmt gene encoding methionyl-tRNA formyltransferase — MRIVFMGTPEFAVPSLHTLLEHGYTIAGVVTAPDKPAGRGLQLSESAVKAAAVKRGLKVLQPEKLKDPAFAAALKTLDADLFVVVAFRILPPEVFLIPKRGAFNLHASLLPKYRGAAPINWAIIKGERETGVTTFFLEETVDTGTVILQARLPIRDEETAGELHDRLSEVGAEIVLHTVRLIESGKAVPKPQDATLASPAPKIQKEHCRIDWSKSAAEVHNLVRGLSPKPSAFTYHNEALLKIFRTTVAGGVQAKAPGEILDIGGHLVVSAGEGAVEVTELQQEGKKKMPAGEFLRGYRIAAGEKFS; from the coding sequence ATGCGCATCGTCTTCATGGGAACTCCCGAATTTGCCGTTCCCAGCCTTCATACTCTCCTCGAACACGGGTACACCATCGCGGGGGTTGTGACGGCTCCCGATAAACCTGCCGGAAGGGGCCTTCAGCTCTCGGAATCGGCCGTGAAGGCGGCCGCCGTCAAGCGCGGACTGAAGGTGTTGCAGCCGGAGAAGTTGAAGGACCCGGCCTTTGCCGCCGCTCTGAAAACACTGGACGCCGATCTGTTTGTGGTGGTGGCCTTTCGCATTCTCCCGCCCGAAGTGTTCCTCATTCCGAAGCGGGGCGCGTTCAATCTCCACGCGTCGCTCCTCCCGAAGTACCGGGGAGCGGCTCCGATCAACTGGGCGATCATCAAGGGGGAGCGCGAAACGGGAGTGACGACATTCTTCCTGGAAGAAACCGTCGATACCGGAACGGTCATCCTGCAGGCGCGCCTGCCGATCCGCGACGAGGAGACCGCCGGCGAGCTGCACGACCGTCTCTCGGAGGTGGGAGCGGAGATTGTCCTGCACACGGTGCGGCTGATCGAATCCGGAAAGGCGGTGCCGAAGCCGCAGGACGCGACTCTCGCTTCCCCGGCTCCCAAAATCCAGAAGGAGCATTGCCGGATCGATTGGTCGAAGAGCGCGGCGGAGGTGCATAACCTTGTCCGCGGACTTTCGCCGAAACCGTCGGCGTTCACCTATCACAACGAGGCGCTTTTGAAAATATTCAGGACGACGGTCGCCGGGGGAGTGCAGGCCAAAGCGCCCGGGGAGATACTCGATATTGGCGGGCATCTCGTCGTCTCGGCGGGGGAGGGCGCGGTCGAGGTCACTGAACTCCAGCAGGAAGGGAAAAAGAAAATGCCGGCGGGAGAATTCCTCCGGGGGTACCGGATAGCTGCCGGGGAAAAGTTCTCGTGA
- a CDS encoding sigma-70 family RNA polymerase sigma factor, translating into MAKVNKQYTSRESQSLDKYLQEIGRVELLEAEEEIDLARRIKKGDQKALEKLTKANLRFVVSVAKQYQNQGLSLGDLINEGNLGLIKAAKRFDETRGFKFISYAVWWIRQSILQALAEQSRIVRLPLNRVGALNKIGKAFSTLEQEFEREPSASELAEELDMSLFEVADTLKISGRHLSMDAPFAQGEDNRLLDVIQDERTPLPDHALIKESLSKEVERALGTLTEREAEVIRLYFGLGREHSLTLEEIGEKFQLTRERVRQIKEKAIRRLRHASRSKQLRAYLG; encoded by the coding sequence ATGGCGAAGGTAAATAAGCAGTATACCAGCAGGGAGAGCCAGTCCCTCGACAAGTACCTTCAGGAAATCGGGAGGGTCGAGCTCCTCGAAGCAGAAGAGGAAATCGATCTCGCCCGCCGGATCAAGAAGGGCGACCAGAAGGCGCTGGAGAAGCTGACCAAGGCGAACCTGCGGTTTGTCGTCAGCGTCGCCAAGCAGTACCAGAACCAGGGCCTTTCTCTCGGCGATCTGATCAACGAAGGCAACCTCGGGTTGATCAAGGCCGCCAAGCGGTTCGACGAGACGCGCGGATTCAAGTTCATCTCCTATGCGGTGTGGTGGATCAGGCAGTCGATCCTCCAGGCGCTCGCGGAGCAATCGCGCATCGTCCGGCTTCCGCTCAACCGGGTCGGCGCGCTGAATAAGATCGGGAAGGCGTTCAGCACCCTCGAGCAGGAGTTCGAGCGCGAGCCGAGCGCCAGTGAGCTCGCCGAAGAGCTCGACATGTCGCTCTTCGAAGTGGCCGACACGCTCAAGATCTCCGGCCGCCACCTCTCGATGGACGCGCCGTTCGCGCAGGGAGAGGACAACCGGCTCCTCGACGTGATCCAGGACGAGCGGACCCCGTTGCCCGACCACGCGCTGATCAAGGAGTCGCTCAGCAAAGAGGTCGAGCGCGCGCTCGGGACGCTGACGGAGCGCGAAGCGGAGGTGATCCGCCTCTACTTCGGTCTCGGCCGCGAGCACTCGTTGACGCTCGAAGAGATCGGCGAGAAATTTCAACTCACGCGCGAGCGCGTGCGGCAGATCAAGGAGAAAGCCATCCGGCGGCTCCGCCATGCTTCCCGAAGCAAACAGCTCAGGGCGTATCTTGGGTAA
- a CDS encoding Nif3-like dinuclear metal center hexameric protein, protein MPLRADRMIVRDVHDVLESWAPKEIAWDRDNVGLQVGSMKRRVRRILVALDVTDEVLLEARSKKIDLVITHHPLLFHPVRSLTPEDRVGRLVHMLARSGIALYSAHTNLDFAQDGVSFALARRLGLHGLEFLRKDQSVLMKIVTFVPKAHLEAVASAMAGAGAGTIGDYDDCSFRAEGTGTFKARTGAKPFTGGVNRLEKVDEVRLEMVLPRWRAEEVVRALRAAHPYEEVAYDLYHLANKGESYGAGAIGTLRRTMPLPAFLRHVERSLRVACVRYSGRPRQTVRRVAVCGGSGSDLLAAAIQRGADAFVTSDCSYHLFQECDNRLALVDAGHYETEQPVVARIVEHLQQHLGGPRKGVKVYPSSRMKNFVQYHMS, encoded by the coding sequence TTGCCCTTGCGCGCGGACCGGATGATCGTTCGCGACGTCCACGACGTCCTGGAATCCTGGGCGCCGAAAGAGATCGCCTGGGATCGCGATAATGTCGGCCTTCAGGTCGGGTCGATGAAACGGCGGGTGCGCAGGATCCTGGTGGCGCTCGACGTCACCGACGAGGTCCTCCTCGAAGCCCGGTCGAAGAAGATAGATTTGGTCATAACCCATCATCCCCTCCTGTTCCATCCGGTCAGGTCCCTGACGCCGGAGGACCGGGTGGGAAGACTCGTTCATATGCTCGCCCGGAGCGGCATCGCCCTCTACTCGGCCCACACCAACCTGGACTTCGCGCAAGACGGGGTCAGTTTCGCGCTCGCCCGCAGGCTGGGGTTGCACGGCCTTGAATTCCTCCGGAAGGATCAGAGCGTGCTCATGAAAATCGTGACGTTCGTCCCGAAGGCGCATCTGGAGGCGGTCGCCTCGGCGATGGCAGGTGCCGGCGCGGGGACGATCGGCGACTACGACGATTGCTCGTTCCGCGCGGAAGGCACGGGGACGTTCAAGGCGAGGACCGGAGCGAAACCGTTCACCGGCGGCGTGAACCGGCTCGAGAAGGTCGATGAGGTGCGGTTGGAAATGGTCCTTCCCCGCTGGCGCGCGGAGGAAGTGGTGAGAGCGCTGCGGGCCGCCCACCCGTACGAAGAGGTCGCGTACGACCTGTACCACCTGGCGAACAAGGGCGAATCGTACGGCGCGGGCGCCATCGGCACGTTGCGGCGGACGATGCCGCTCCCGGCTTTTCTGAGGCACGTGGAGCGGAGCTTGCGCGTGGCGTGCGTCCGGTACTCGGGCAGGCCCCGGCAGACGGTCCGTCGCGTCGCGGTCTGCGGCGGGAGCGGCTCGGACCTCCTCGCGGCCGCGATCCAGCGGGGCGCCGACGCGTTCGTCACCTCGGATTGTTCGTATCATCTGTTCCAGGAGTGCGACAACCGCCTCGCGCTCGTCGACGCGGGCCATTACGAAACCGAGCAACCCGTCGTCGCGCGGATCGTCGAGCATCTACAACAACATCTCGGCGGGCCGCGGAAAGGCGTAAAAGTGTATCCATCAAGTCGAATGAAAAATTTCGTCCAGTATCACATGTCATGA